A single genomic interval of bacterium harbors:
- a CDS encoding MFS transporter: protein MRDRWIADLKARGVHQRWILFAGLAGMFATNFTFTVLAVSLKNIAAELGSKETTLAWVVTAPILFSAVALPVLGKFGDMYGHRRIFLAGSAAATLLSFVTAAAWDAYSLIGLRVAASVVGAASGPSSMALIFSAYSPEERTRAMGWWSMMGAGAPALGLIAGGPMVQYMGWRMLFIVQGVFSILALALAWFVLIETVRQKVRFDALGSALLAVSAGFLMFALGQVGELGLSSRWVWGAVALSFVFLVGFVRVEKKTEDPLLPLQFFSLRNFTAPILSGALQGGAYMGAFVLAPFLLQNVFGLNVASASLFMILRTLTLTLASPLGGVLGTRVGDRWASMIGTATIMISMAVLATGASSEWIAVVGAGLVLQGLGQGLCGPSLNAAVAGAVPPEHLGVATAANRLINQVVTAFGIALLAGLYAGGAGYQPAFLAGGVMALLALFAATFMKKDRPQSI from the coding sequence GTGCGCGACCGCTGGATCGCGGATCTGAAGGCTCGCGGGGTTCACCAGCGTTGGATCCTGTTTGCTGGACTCGCCGGAATGTTCGCGACGAATTTCACCTTTACCGTGTTGGCGGTCTCGTTGAAGAACATCGCTGCAGAACTCGGATCCAAGGAGACGACCCTGGCCTGGGTCGTGACCGCACCGATCTTGTTCTCGGCTGTCGCGCTACCGGTGCTCGGTAAGTTCGGCGATATGTACGGACATCGCCGCATCTTTCTGGCCGGGTCGGCGGCTGCGACTCTGCTTTCGTTCGTGACTGCTGCCGCCTGGGATGCCTACTCTCTGATTGGTCTGCGTGTGGCGGCTTCCGTCGTCGGCGCGGCCTCGGGTCCGAGTTCCATGGCATTGATCTTCAGCGCGTACAGCCCGGAGGAACGCACGCGCGCCATGGGTTGGTGGTCGATGATGGGCGCGGGTGCACCGGCTCTGGGTCTGATCGCGGGAGGCCCAATGGTCCAGTACATGGGCTGGCGCATGCTCTTCATCGTTCAGGGTGTGTTCTCGATACTCGCATTGGCTCTCGCCTGGTTCGTACTCATCGAGACTGTGCGACAGAAAGTTCGATTTGATGCTCTGGGTTCCGCGCTTCTGGCTGTGAGTGCGGGTTTCTTGATGTTCGCGCTCGGTCAGGTCGGTGAGCTGGGCTTGAGCTCTCGATGGGTCTGGGGCGCGGTCGCGCTCAGTTTCGTCTTCCTGGTCGGGTTCGTGCGCGTCGAGAAGAAGACGGAGGATCCACTGCTGCCCCTGCAGTTCTTTTCGTTGCGCAACTTCACTGCACCCATCCTCTCGGGTGCGCTGCAGGGTGGCGCCTATATGGGGGCTTTCGTGCTCGCCCCATTTCTGTTGCAAAACGTGTTTGGACTGAACGTCGCTTCTGCTTCGCTCTTCATGATTCTGCGCACTCTCACCCTGACCCTGGCCTCTCCTCTGGGAGGGGTTCTCGGAACGCGTGTCGGAGACCGCTGGGCTTCGATGATCGGAACCGCGACGATCATGATTTCGATGGCCGTACTCGCGACGGGCGCTTCGTCGGAGTGGATCGCGGTCGTGGGCGCGGGGCTGGTTCTCCAGGGACTCGGTCAGGGACTCTGCGGCCCTTCGCTGAATGCGGCGGTCGCTGGAGCAGTTCCGCCGGAGCATCTGGGAGTGGCCACTGCAGCCAATCGCCTGATCAATCAAGTTGTGACCGCCTTCGGGATCGCTTTGCTCGCAGGCCTGTACGCCGGGGGGGCGGGATATCAGCCAGCCTTCCTCGCGGGAGGAGTCATGGCTCTACTCGCGCTTTTCGCCGCGACCTTCATGAAAAAGGACCGGCCGCAGTCCATCTGA